From the Prunus dulcis chromosome 4, ALMONDv2, whole genome shotgun sequence genome, one window contains:
- the LOC117624629 gene encoding UPF0051 protein ABCI8, chloroplastic, whose translation MASLLANGISSFCPQAASEQPKLLPKGFHPKLDFLKLSGVKTSVPKRVFKVRADVGYDPKTIDPDVSQGKLSIEEFLRNREYDKKFGFNIDIDSFSIPKGLSRETIRLISSLKEEPDWMLEFRLNAFEKFLTMKEPKWSDNRYPVINFQDMCYYSAPKKKPALNSLDEADPELLKYFDRLGVPLNEQNRLANVAVDAVLDSVSIATTHRKALEEKGVIFCSISEAIREYPDLVKKYLGRVVPTGDNYYAALNSAVFSDGSFCYIPKDTKCPMQISTYFRINALETGQFERTLIVADDRSFVEYLEGCTAPSYDTNQLHAAVVELYCGEGAEIKYSTVQNWYAGDEQGKGGIYNFVTKRGLCAGARSKISWTQVETGSAITWKYPSVILEGDDSVGEFYSVALTNNYQQADTGTKMIHKGKNTRSRIISKGISAGNSRNCYRGLVQVQSKAENAKNSSQCDSMLIGDSAAANTYPYIQVKNPSARIEHEASTSKIGEDQLFYFQQRGIDYEKAMAAMISGFCRDVFNELPDEFGSEVNQLIGLKLEGSVG comes from the exons ATGGCTTCTCTGTTAGCTAACGGTATTTCAAGCTTCTGTCCTCAAGCTGCTTCAGAGCAACCGAAGCTGCTCCCAAAAGGGTTTCATCCAAAGCTCGATTTTTTGAAGCTTTCGGGTGTGAAAACCTCTGTTCCGAAAAGGGTCTTCAAGGTCCGAGCAGATGTTGGGTACGACCCGAAAACGATCGACCCGGATGTCTCACAAGGTAAGCTCTCAATCGAGGAATTTCTTCGTAACCGTGAGTACGAcaagaaatttgggtttaATATAGATATAGATTCGTTTTCGATTCCAAAAGGGCTTTCTAGGGAGACCATACGCTTAATCTCTTCGCTGAAAGAAGAGCCTGATTGGATGCTTGAGTTTAGATTGAATGCTTTTGAGAAATTCTTGACTATGAAAGAGCCCAAATGGTCTGATAATCGATATCCTGTGATTAATTTTCAAGATATGTGTTATTACTCAGCACCCAAGAAGAAACCCGCCTTGAATAGCCTCGATGAGGCAGACCCAGAACTTCTTAAGTACTTTGATAGATTAGGAGTCCCGTTGAATGAGCAGAATCGATTGGCTAATGTTGCAGTCGACGCAGTTCTTGATAGTGTCTCGATAGCCACGACACATAGGAAGGCATTGGAGGAAAAAGGCGTGATCTTTTGTTCAATATCGGAGGCGATTAGGGAGTACCCAGATTTAGTTAAGAAGTATTTAGGTAGAGTTGTGCCCACTGGGGATAATTATTATGCTGCCTTGAACTCTGCGGTGTTCAGTGATGGATCATTTTGTTATATACCCAAAGACACTAAGTGCCCGATGCAAATTTCAACTTATTTTCGGATAAATGCATTGGAAACGGGGCAGTTTGAGAGAACTTTGATAGTGGCTGATGATAGGAGTTTCGTGGAGTATTTGGAGGGGTGTACTGCACCTTCTTATGATACAAACCAGCTTCATGCTGCAGTAGTAGAGTTGTACTGTGGTGAGGGTGCAGAGATTAAGTACTCCACAGTGCAGAACTGGTATGCCGGGGATGAGCAAGGGAAGGGAGGGATTTACAATTTTGTCACCAAGCGAGGGCTTTGTGCTGGGGCTCGCTCAAAGATATCTTGGACCCAGGTGGAGACAGGGTCTGCCATTACTTGGAAATACCCAAGTGTTATTTTGGAGGGTGATGATTCTGTGGGTGAGTTCTACTCAGTAGCTTTGACTAATAATTATCAACAGGCAGACACAGGTACAAAGATGATACACAAAGGCAAAAATACGAGAAGTAGAATTATTTCAAAGGGCATATCAGCTGGGAATTCAAGGAACTGTTATCGGGGCCTTGTACAGGTTCAATCAAAGGCAGAGAATGCTAAAAACTCCTCACAGTGTGATTCAATGCTTATTGGAGACAGTGCAGCTGCCAACACCTACCCATATATCCAG GTAAAGAATCCCTCAGCTCGTATTGAACACGAAGCCAGTACCTCCAAAATTGGTGAAGACCAGCTATTTTACTTTCAGCAAAGAGGAATCGACTATGAGAAAGCCATGGCTGCTATGATATCCGGGTTTTGCCGGGATGTATTCAATGAGCTCCCTGACGAGTTTGGGTCTGAGGTGAACCAATTGATTGGTTTGAAGCTTGAAGGATCTGTGGGTTAG
- the LOC117626282 gene encoding uncharacterized protein LOC117626282 — protein sequence MCSMNQQSQGTSSLSSPDPPMKRKRGRPRKDENLVHAESATAGPGAESLKKNKQSTSDDVESEMVGQVVTGVIEGSFDAGYLLNVRVGDTDTQLRGVVFLQEKIAPITPANDIAPHIKMCKRKDIPIPPLNLQSQLYGSARPSEQSNRQPAEVKNQTPTVPDQTQSSIPGVPESLESKSFSVMIPPVDNLPKNDVGPSLEGKVMPQQILEPVTHSQSAPAMGQSELNNIVEQNKVLEEVEAAEIMEGPNSTEANKASKTESASEPVADIPGIEAVCKDPEIQTQAVDSEKSALVHDEVRSLDLELNQTPVVAEPAATAVIPADETVGKDPQIQPQGVDSEKSALVRDDVKSLNLELNQIPVFSESAPVSVIPGIETICKDSQIQAVDMGPEKNALVHDVAKSLNIELNQTPVFAEPACVFSDLASKPVEIVMEEQAYPAPKPSQMFGGETVPSELKLASEGSIPPGMVEPHISSSSGAISNVDCDVEDVIPRTQS from the coding sequence ATGTGCAGCATGAATCAACAGAGTCAAGGAACGAGCTCTTTATCTTCGCCGGACCCCCCTATGAAGCGAAAACGTGGACGCCCACGTAAGGATGAGAATCTTGTTCATGCAGAGAGCGCGACTGCAGGGCCTGGAGCTGAAagtttgaagaaaaacaaacagagtACAAGTGATGATGTTGAGAGTGAAATGGTAGGTCAGGTAGTCACTGGAGTGATTGAAGGTTCATTTGATGCTGGCTATCTTCTCAATGTCAGGGTAGGAGACACCGACACTCAGCTGCGGGGTGTTGTATTTCTACAAGAGAAAATCGCACCAATTACTCCAGCAAATGACATTGCTCCTCATATTAAGATgtgcaaaagaaaagatattCCCATACCGCCTCTCAACCTGCAATCTCAGCTTTATGGTTCTGCCCGCCCATCAGAGCAAAGTAATAGGCAACCTGCTGAGGTGAAAAACCAAACACCTACAGTTCCAGACCAAACTCAATCCTCTATCCCTGGCGTACCGGAGTCACTTGAAAGCAAATCTTTCTCCGTTATGATTCCTCCTGTTGATAATTTGCCGAAGAATGATGTAGGCCCTTCATTGGAAGGAAAAGTCATGCCACAACAAATTTTGGAGCCTGTAACTCATAGCCAATCTGCCCCTGCGATGGGACAGTCAGAGCTTAATAACATTGTTGAACAGAATAAAGTGTTGGAGGAAGTTGAAGCAGCCGAAATAATGGAAGGACCAAATAGCACAGAGGCCAACAAAGCATCAAAAACCGAATCAGCATCTGAACCAGTTGCTGACATACCAGGCATTGAAGCGGTATGTAAGGATCCTGAAATTCAAACTCAGGCTGTGGATTCTGAAAAGAGTGCATTGGTTCATGATGAAGTAAGGAGCCTTGATCTTGAACTCAATCAAACTCCTGTAGTTGCTGAACCTGCAGCAACTGCTGTCATTCCAGCTGATGAAACCGTAGGTAAGGATCCTCAAATTCAACCTCAGGGTGTGGATTCTGAAAAGAGCGCATTGGTTCGTGATGATGTAAAGAGCCTGAATCTTGAACTCAACCAAATTCCTGTATTTTCTGAATCTGCACCAGTTTCTGTGATACCAGGCATTGAAACCATATGTAAGGATTCTCAAATTCAAGCTGTGGATATGGGTCCTGAAAAGAATGCATTGGTTCATGATGTGGCAAAGAGCCTGAATATTGAACTCAACCAAACTCCTGTATTTGCTGAACCTGCATGCGTTTTTTCTGATCTAGCCAGTAAACCAGTTGAGATTGTGATGGAAGAACAGGCTTACCCTGCGCCAAAGCCCAGCCAGATGTTTGGGGGAGAGACTGTTCCATCTGAATTGAAGCTTGCATCTGAAGGATCTATTCCTCCTGGAATGGTTGAACCCCATATCTCTAGTTCTTCTGGTGCCATTAGCAATGTGGATTGTGATGTCGAAGATGTCATTCCACGTACACAATCTTAG
- the LOC117626548 gene encoding mediator of RNA polymerase II transcription subunit 21 has protein sequence MDIISQLQEQVNTIASLAFNTFGTLQRDSPPVRLSPNYPEPPANPTEDAENFAEQAKLVSAALVKAAKQFDALVAALPLAEGGEEAQLKRIAELQAENDAVGQELQRQLEAAEKELKEVRELFSQAADHCLNLKKPN, from the exons ATGGACATAATCTCCCAACTACAGGAACAAGTCAACACAATTGCTTCTCTTGCCTTCAATACCTTTGGAACACTACAAAGGGATTCGCCACCAGTTAGACTTTCACCAAATTACCCAGAACCACCTGCGAATCCGACGGAGGATGCAGAGAATTTTGCTGAACAAGCCAAGCTCGTGAGTGCCGCTCTGGTTAAGGCTGCTAAGCAG TTTGATGCATTAGTTGCAGCACTTCCTTTAGCTGAGGGAGGGGAAGAAGCACAGCTGAAAAGGATTGCAGAACTGCAG GCTGAAAATGACGCTGTTGGCCAAGAACTTCAGCGGCAACTGGAAGCTGCAG AGAAAGAATTAAAGGAGGTCCGTGAATTGTTCAGCCAAGCAGCAGATCATTGCTTGAACTTGAAGAAACCCAATTAA
- the LOC117624729 gene encoding polyadenylate-binding protein RBP45B-like isoform X1 has translation MMQPGAGGVAPSALGQQYGQQPYMMMAPPPPPTAQAPPMWAPQSQVAPPPGQLVQQQPQPASADEVRTLWIGDLQYWMEETYLYNILVHTGELVSVKVIRNKQTTQSEGYGFIEFSSRAAAERVLQSYNGTPMPNGAQNFRLNWASAGEKRSDDTPDYTIFVGDLASDVTDYMLQETFRARFPSCKGAKVVIDRLTGRTKGYGFVKFGDESEQLRAMTEMNGVLCSTRPMRIGPAANKNAGGSQQYSKGSYQNSQGSKNESDPNNTTIFVGNLDGNVTDDHLRQVFSQYGDLLHVKIPAGKRCGFVQFQDRSCAEEALRVLNGSQLGAQNIRLSWGRSPSNKQPQADPNQWNGGGYYGYAPTPDGYGYAQVSQDPSMYYGGYPAGYSNYQQPPQQQQQQVGYS, from the exons ATGATGCAACCTGGGGCAGGCGGTGTGGCTCCGTCAGCATTAGGCCAGCAGTACGGGCAGCAGCCCTACATGATGATGGCGCCGCCTCCCCCGCCGACGGCCCAGGCACCTCCAATGTGGGCCCCGCAGTCCCAGGTGGCCCCACCGCCTGGGCAGCTCGTCCAGCAGCAGCCCCAGCCAGCCTCCGCCGACGAGGTCCGTACGCTCTGGATCGGCGACTTGCAGTACTGGATGGAGGAGACCTATCTCTACAATATTCTTGTTCACACCGGCGAG CTTGTTTCTGTGAAAGTCATCCGCAATAAGCAAACTACACAATCAGAGGGTTATGGATTTATTGAATTCAGTAGCCGTGCTGCTGCAGAAAGAGTACTTCAGTCGTACAACGGTACCCCTATGCCAAATGGTGCCCAGAATTTCAGATTGAACTGGGCATCTGCAGGGGAGAAGCGTTCTGATGATACCCCTGATTATACCATATTTGTTGGAGACTTGGCTTCTGATGTGACGGATTACATGCTTCAAGAGACATTCCGGGCCCGTTTTCCCTCATGCAAAGGTGCCAAGGTTGTCATTGACAGGCTCACAGGGCGCACCAAGGGATATGGGTTTGTTAAGTTTGGAGATGAGTCCGAACAGTTGCGTGCCATGACTGAGATGAATGGAGTTCTCTGCTCAACAAGGCCTATGCGAATTGGGCCAGCTGCTAACAAAAATGCTGGGGGTAGTCAGCAATATTCAAAAG GTTCATATCAGAATTCTCAAGGTTCAAAGAATGAGAGTGATCCGAACAATACAACT ATATTTGTAGGTAACCTGGATGGTAATGTTACTGATGACCATTTGAGACAAGTCTTCAGCCAGTACGGTGACCTATTACATGTGAAGATACCAGCGGGCAAGCGATGTGGGTTTGTTCAGTTTCAAGACAG AAGCTGCGCTGAAGAAGCATTGCGCGTGTTAAATGGATCTCAGTTGGGTGCACAAAATATCCGACTTTCATGGGGCCGCAGTCCTTCAAACAAGCAG CCTCAGGCAGATCCAAACCAATGGAATGGCGGTGGCTACTATGGATATGCACCCACTCCCGATGGTTATGGGTACGCCCAAGTTTCTCAAGACCCTAGCATGTACTATGGAGGATATCCTGCTGGGTACAGTAATTACCAACAGCCGccacagcagcagcagcagcaagtgGGATATAGCTGA
- the LOC117624729 gene encoding polyadenylate-binding protein RBP45B-like isoform X2, which yields MMQPGAGGVAPSALGQQYGQQPYMMMAPPPPPTAQAPPMWAPQSQVAPPPGQLVQQQPQPASADEVRTLWIGDLQYWMEETYLYNILVHTGELVSVKVIRNKQTTQSEGYGFIEFSSRAAAERVLQSYNGTPMPNGAQNFRLNWASAGEKRSDDTPDYTIFVGDLASDVTDYMLQETFRARFPSCKGAKVVIDRLTGRTKGYGFVKFGDESEQLRAMTEMNGVLCSTRPMRIGPAANKNAGGSQQYSKGSYQNSQGSKNESDPNNTTIFVGNLDGNVTDDHLRQVFSQYGDLLHVKIPAGKRCGFVQFQDR from the exons ATGATGCAACCTGGGGCAGGCGGTGTGGCTCCGTCAGCATTAGGCCAGCAGTACGGGCAGCAGCCCTACATGATGATGGCGCCGCCTCCCCCGCCGACGGCCCAGGCACCTCCAATGTGGGCCCCGCAGTCCCAGGTGGCCCCACCGCCTGGGCAGCTCGTCCAGCAGCAGCCCCAGCCAGCCTCCGCCGACGAGGTCCGTACGCTCTGGATCGGCGACTTGCAGTACTGGATGGAGGAGACCTATCTCTACAATATTCTTGTTCACACCGGCGAG CTTGTTTCTGTGAAAGTCATCCGCAATAAGCAAACTACACAATCAGAGGGTTATGGATTTATTGAATTCAGTAGCCGTGCTGCTGCAGAAAGAGTACTTCAGTCGTACAACGGTACCCCTATGCCAAATGGTGCCCAGAATTTCAGATTGAACTGGGCATCTGCAGGGGAGAAGCGTTCTGATGATACCCCTGATTATACCATATTTGTTGGAGACTTGGCTTCTGATGTGACGGATTACATGCTTCAAGAGACATTCCGGGCCCGTTTTCCCTCATGCAAAGGTGCCAAGGTTGTCATTGACAGGCTCACAGGGCGCACCAAGGGATATGGGTTTGTTAAGTTTGGAGATGAGTCCGAACAGTTGCGTGCCATGACTGAGATGAATGGAGTTCTCTGCTCAACAAGGCCTATGCGAATTGGGCCAGCTGCTAACAAAAATGCTGGGGGTAGTCAGCAATATTCAAAAG GTTCATATCAGAATTCTCAAGGTTCAAAGAATGAGAGTGATCCGAACAATACAACT ATATTTGTAGGTAACCTGGATGGTAATGTTACTGATGACCATTTGAGACAAGTCTTCAGCCAGTACGGTGACCTATTACATGTGAAGATACCAGCGGGCAAGCGATGTGGGTTTGTTCAGTTTCAAGACAGGTAG
- the LOC117624729 gene encoding polyadenylate-binding protein RBP45B-like isoform X3 yields MMQPGAGGVAPSALGQQYGQQPYMMMAPPPPPTAQAPPMWAPQSQVAPPPGQLVQQQPQPASADEVRTLWIGDLQYWMEETYLYNILVHTGELVSVKVIRNKQTTQSEGYGFIEFSSRAAAERVLQSYNGTPMPNGAQNFRLNWASAGEKRSDDTPDYTIFVGDLASDVTDYMLQETFRARFPSCKGAKVVIDRLTGRTKGYGFVKFGDESEQLRAMTEMNGVLCSTRPMRIGPAANKNAGGSQQYSKDICR; encoded by the exons ATGATGCAACCTGGGGCAGGCGGTGTGGCTCCGTCAGCATTAGGCCAGCAGTACGGGCAGCAGCCCTACATGATGATGGCGCCGCCTCCCCCGCCGACGGCCCAGGCACCTCCAATGTGGGCCCCGCAGTCCCAGGTGGCCCCACCGCCTGGGCAGCTCGTCCAGCAGCAGCCCCAGCCAGCCTCCGCCGACGAGGTCCGTACGCTCTGGATCGGCGACTTGCAGTACTGGATGGAGGAGACCTATCTCTACAATATTCTTGTTCACACCGGCGAG CTTGTTTCTGTGAAAGTCATCCGCAATAAGCAAACTACACAATCAGAGGGTTATGGATTTATTGAATTCAGTAGCCGTGCTGCTGCAGAAAGAGTACTTCAGTCGTACAACGGTACCCCTATGCCAAATGGTGCCCAGAATTTCAGATTGAACTGGGCATCTGCAGGGGAGAAGCGTTCTGATGATACCCCTGATTATACCATATTTGTTGGAGACTTGGCTTCTGATGTGACGGATTACATGCTTCAAGAGACATTCCGGGCCCGTTTTCCCTCATGCAAAGGTGCCAAGGTTGTCATTGACAGGCTCACAGGGCGCACCAAGGGATATGGGTTTGTTAAGTTTGGAGATGAGTCCGAACAGTTGCGTGCCATGACTGAGATGAATGGAGTTCTCTGCTCAACAAGGCCTATGCGAATTGGGCCAGCTGCTAACAAAAATGCTGGGGGTAGTCAGCAATATTCAAAAG ATATTTGTAGGTAA
- the LOC117626441 gene encoding zinc finger MYND domain-containing protein 15, which yields MDLHLKNVFDRFQEQFGSGPGLGPGSGTCLMKVEGISPNFIKSVFKASAALYRTDPWKRLCPGHLFGIRVGKDTDWSGKKQPFPCVQFIGGDGGDIGFNMFRSQNDAKRMTGSRETIQVPNVELLRVTYERESLMFPSNRKMIKSLSLEASGINRFPVIDVARCTSSGTLRFRHPTPEELRFVYAFMKAIALVHPLLQEDKEGGPKWSRLMYFEPFIETVDVQWPQEMAKGYDLVAVTISHPPGQAYEEKTSSTASSTPTKYAELSREEAFVDIRVYSNGSLRQCAACEKEIHGEQALSCVRCQAVLYCSSVCHKQHLKETHKSMCSLYKAMMEREEELAMNIFMFPCAADQPCKWLESLGIHQKGMWRRKCSCYSHCPFGLLPVKGGLWDSWGGLDDEEFPRDSSFHHHARDGMSSPILLSGWSEYYNLRSLPLSSPVADILSHPLTVYYILTTLNISSKNLLMKGKEVVVHYLGPEGELDWMPAFADVGHLLNGLGNVQIIMVGSEVPTNLSGTTSGIGSRVRVNLVRGVYEEEASYLPSPHVIVALNCGLSCYSTWGGALNSIKTMGVPAFFTDQSEISCANAKQVLRSAGLHITHPVTPNPFRSPVKHHEPSSNLPSYSNGFVLGVNT from the coding sequence ATGGATTTGCATTTGAAGAACGTGTTTGATAGATTCCAGGAGCAATTTGGGTCTGGTCCGGGGCTTGGTCCTGGATCCGGGACATGTCTTATGAAGGTAGAAGGCatttctccaaattttatTAAGTCAGTGTTTAAAGCTTCGGCAGCTCTATATAGGACTGATCCATGGAAAAGATTGTGCCCAGGGCATCTGTTTGGTATCCGCGTTGGGAAAGATACGGATTGGTCTGGCAAGAAACAACCTTTCCCATGTGTCCAATTCATTGGAGGGGATGGTGGCGATATTGGCTTTAATATGTTTCGATCTCAAAATGATGCTAAGAGGATGACTGGTTCAAGAGAGACAATTCAGGTGCCCAATGTTGAGCTTTTACGGGTCACATATGAACGCGAATCATTGATGTTTCCCTCTAATAGGAAAATGATCAAGTCTTTGTCATTGGAAGCATCAGGGATCAATCGCTTCCCTGTTATTGATGTTGCCCGCTGCACGTCATCAGGGACTCTTAGATTTAGGCATCCAACTCCTGAAGAGCTTAGGTTTGTGTATGCATTCATGAAAGCCATAGCTCTGGTGCATCCATTGCTTCAGGAAGACAAGGAAGGTGGTCCAAAGTGGTCAAGGTTGATGTACTTTGAACCTTTTATCGAGACGGTTGATGTTCAGTGGCCACAAGAAATGGCCAAAGGTTATGATCTCGTTGCAGTTACAATCTCACACCCACCTGGTCAGGCATATGAAGAAAAGACTAGTTCAACGGCTAGCTCAACCCCAACCAAATATGCAGAACTATCAAGGGAGGAGGCTTTTGTTGATATAAGAGTCTACTCAAATGGCAGCTTGCGACAGTGTGCAGCATGTGAGAAAGAAATCCACGGTGAACAGGCTCTCTCGTGTGTACGATGTCAAGCAGTGCTCTACTGCAGTTCTGTCTGCCACAAGCAGCATCTGAAGGAAACACATAAGAGCATGTGTAGTCTTTACAAGGCTATGATGGAAAGGGAAGAAGAGCTGGCAATGAATATCTTCATGTTCCCCTGTGCTGCTGACCAACCTTGTAAATGGCTTGAATCATTGGGCATCCATCAGAAGGGCATGTGGAGGAGAAAGTGTAGTTGCTATTCTCACTGCCCCTTTGGTCTTCTTCCTGTTAAAGGTGGACTCTGGGATTCTTGGGGAGGGCTCGATGATGAAGAGTTTCCACGTGACTCGTCCTTTCATCATCACGCAAGAGATGGTATGTCAAGTCCAATCCTCCTCTCTGGCTGGTCGGAATACTATAATCTTCGCTCGCTGCCATTGTCAAGCCCCGTTGCTGACATCCTCTCCCACCCATTGACCGTTTATTACATACTGACAACTCTCAACATCAGTTCAAAGAACTTACTAATGAAAGGTAAGGAGGTGGTTGTCCACTACCTAGGTCCAGAGGGAGAGTTGGATTGGATGCCAGCATTTGCAGATGTTGGTCATTTGCTCAATGGATTGGGCAATGTACAAATTATTATGGTGGGTTCTGAAGTTCCAACAAATTTGTCAGGGACAACTTCAGGAATTGGTAGCAGAGTGAGAGTGAATCTTGTTAGGGGTGTTTATGAGGAGGAAGCCTCCTACCTACCTTCACCTCATGTTATTGTTGCACTAAACTGTGGATTGAGTTGCTATTCAACTTGGGGTGGAGCTCTTAACTCAATTAAGACCATGGGCGTTCCAGCCTTCTTCACAGATCAATCTGAAATCTCATGTGCAAACGCTAAACAGGTTTTACGAAGTGCTGGACTGCATATCACACATCCTGTGACGCCAAATCCTTTCCGCTCACCGGTGAAACATCACGAGCCTTCTAGCAATCTTCCTTCTTATAGCAATGGTTTTGTGCTTGGGGTAAATACATGA
- the LOC117626050 gene encoding 15.4 kDa class V heat shock protein, with the protein MELPAFHPYQYVFPSHLLYPYHLAPENYVHWTETPESHIFSADLPGVRKEEIKVEVEDSIYLIIRTQRIDEATEPSRNFMRKFRIPGRVDLERISAGYEDGVLTVTVPRSSRRTFFIDPADVPERLEVLARAA; encoded by the exons ATGGAGCTCCCAGCCTTCCACCCTTACCAATATGTCTTCCCTTCTCATCTCCTTTATCCATATCACTTGGCCCCTGAAAACTACGTCCACTGGACTGAGACCCCAGAGTCTCACATTTTCTCTGCTGACCTCCCTG GTGTTAGGAAAGAGGAAATAAAAGTAGAAGTAGAGGACTCAATATACCTCATAATTCGAACACAGAGAATTGATGAAGCCACAGAGCCCAGCAGGAACTTTATGAGGAAGTTTCGGATTCCAGGTAGGGTTGATCTCGAACGGATTTCAGCTGGATATGAAGATGGAGTATTGACAGTCACAGTGCCAAGATCTTCAAGGAGGACTTTTTTTATTGACCCAGCTGATGTTCCAGAACGGCTTGAAGTTCTTGCAAGAGCTGCTTGA